The Streptomyces sp. BHT-5-2 genomic interval CGCGCGCGCCACACCGACACCAACAGGCATACCGCGGAGACCGCGAAGAGCACGGCGGTGATCAGCAGCCAGCGCCCCCAGAAGACGTCGGCCGGCAGGCCGGTGTAGGCGCTGAAGCCCGAGACCCGGCCGAGGACGAGCGGGTACCAGACAAGGAGCAGCAGAAGGGCCAGGCAGGCGGGCACCCGGACGTAGTCGATACGGCCTGCCACCGGACGGGAGCGGCTTGCTGCCTCCCTGCTCCGGCGCCTCCGGAACAGGTGCTGCACCGCGCGGTCGGTGACGGTGTAGAGGGGGAGGAGGACCAGATCGTGCAGAAGTGCCGCGCCGACGAACCAGATGACGATGCCGAGCGTGTCCCCTCGCAGCAGCCGGAGTCCGGCGTAGCCGGTCAGGGCGAACGAGCCCAGGACCAGGACGAGGTGCGCGAGCGAACCGCCGTAGCGCGCCCGGATGCCCCTGGCCACACCCATGCCCATGCTTCTGGCCGTGCCCGTCACCCTGGCCATGGCCTGGCCCAGACCCCTCGCCAGCTCTTTCATCCGGGCCCTTCCGCGGCCTGTCATCGCGGTACTCCGAAGGTGAGGCGGGTGACCCATTTCGTGTTGTGCACACCGGGGTTGGCGGGGACGATGATCCGCGCCGGATAGCCGTGGTCCACCGAGAGAGCCGCGCCGTTGACCCGCAGAGCCAGCAGCGACCTGGGGTCCCGGACCTGGTTGTCGCGCAGATGGGCGGAGCTGAAGGCTCCGGGGCGCTGGGCGGACTCGACGAAGACCCCGGGCGGGCTCTCCCGCAGCCCGACCAGGGCCGCCAGGTCGGACAGCCGTACGCCGCTCCAGTGCTGGTCGTCGGTGGACCAGCCTTCCACGCAGGCGATCGGCAGGGCGGCGGTGTGCTGCGGCAGGGCCAGCGCCTGTTCCCGGGTGAAGCTCCGTTCCCGGCCGGGGCCGCGTACGACGAGGCGCCAGTCCGGGCCGATGTCGCGGGCGCGGATGCCGACCGCCGCGGCGGTCTTGTTGATCTGGAAGCCGTTGGGTCCGGTGCCTGGTTCCTGCCCGTGCGGAGCCAGCAGCGCGGTCCTGCGGAGGGCTCCGCCGATGCTCTGACCAGCCGTCACGACGAGCAGTACCAGCGAACCGGCGCCCACCATGCCGAGCGCGCCACGGCGCGACGTGGTGGGCGGTGCGGGGTCGGGGGTCACCAGCCCGGTGTCGTCCGGCGGTTCGGGCCGGGTACGCGTGACCGGGGTACGCAGCTCGCTGCGCCAGCTGCGGCTGCGCAACGCCGTCGTCATGGCGGGGATGCGGAAGGCGACGTGTACGACGAAGGCGCCGATGAAGATCCAGGCACCGTAGAAGTGCAGGGGGTAGAAGGACCCGGGGAAGATGTAGTGCAGCTGGATGTTGAGCACGCCCGTGACGAACTCGAACAGCACACCGCCCACGAGCAGCAGCAGCGAGAGCCGTTCCAACGCGTGGCGGGGGGAACGCAGCGGTGGCCACCCGAACAGCTTCGGGATGACCGACCACAGCTTCGCCAGCAGGACGGGGACGAGCACCACGCCCAGGGTGACGTGGACCCCCTGGGTGAGGCGGTAGAGCCAGTACGGCCGGGTCGGCCAGGGGAAGAGATAGAAGCCCAACCAGCCCTTGTCCGGCGTGTGGTCGTTGCCCGGTGCCAGGTCCGGGTTGTACGCGGCGTACGACAGCAACCCGGTCACGAACAGCACGGTGATGCCGATCAGCAACACCAACCCGAGCACCGACGTCAGCCAGGGCCCGCGCAACGGGCTGCGCCAGAAGTCCGGGCGCGCGGGGCCCGGCGGGGGAGTGCCCAGCAGCGCGGTCAGGCGACGAGGAGTGCGGGCGCGCCGCCGTCCTGCCTGCCTGTCCCGGTCCGGCGGGCTGCCGCCAGTCTTTCCGCCCGGCTGTCCGTCCGCCTGGTCGTGCTTGGGGCGGTGCGCCTCGTCACCGCGGTCACTACTCCCCACATCCGTCCCTTCCGGAGGCCGGCGCGTTGTGACAGTCACGCACAACCGCCATATACGGCATATCTCTCATAACGGACAAGGGTCCCACTGTTTGTCGGGTCGACCGGGCGCGCCACGTATGCGCGTCATTACCGTGCCCGTTGATGAGTCACGGGTAGATCTGGCACCCGGCCCCACCCCCGACCTGCAGCTTCGGCTATTTGATCGATAATCGATCGATAA includes:
- a CDS encoding molybdopterin-dependent oxidoreductase, whose translation is MLGTPPPGPARPDFWRSPLRGPWLTSVLGLVLLIGITVLFVTGLLSYAAYNPDLAPGNDHTPDKGWLGFYLFPWPTRPYWLYRLTQGVHVTLGVVLVPVLLAKLWSVIPKLFGWPPLRSPRHALERLSLLLLVGGVLFEFVTGVLNIQLHYIFPGSFYPLHFYGAWIFIGAFVVHVAFRIPAMTTALRSRSWRSELRTPVTRTRPEPPDDTGLVTPDPAPPTTSRRGALGMVGAGSLVLLVVTAGQSIGGALRRTALLAPHGQEPGTGPNGFQINKTAAAVGIRARDIGPDWRLVVRGPGRERSFTREQALALPQHTAALPIACVEGWSTDDQHWSGVRLSDLAALVGLRESPPGVFVESAQRPGAFSSAHLRDNQVRDPRSLLALRVNGAALSVDHGYPARIIVPANPGVHNTKWVTRLTFGVPR